In Anser cygnoides isolate HZ-2024a breed goose chromosome 38, Taihu_goose_T2T_genome, whole genome shotgun sequence, one genomic interval encodes:
- the LOC136788508 gene encoding olfactory receptor 14J1-like — protein MSNSSFPNEFLLLAFADTRELQLLHFGLFLGIYLAALLGNGFIITAIACDHRLHTPMYFFLLNLSLFDLGSISTTLPKAIANSLWETRTISYSGCAAQVFLLVFLISGEYFLLTVMAYDRYAAIYKPLHYRTLIGGRTVDQFFCEIPQILKLFCTDAYLREAGLIVVTACLLFACFVFLVLSYVQIFRAVLRMPSEQGRHKAFSTCLPHLAVVSLFLSTVMFAYLKPPSISFPSLDLVVTVLYSVVSPAINPLIYSMRNQEIKGALKKLILLVVVKKK, from the coding sequence atgtccaacagcagcttccccaacgagttcctcctcctggcatttgcagacacacgtgagctgcagctcctgcactttgggctcttcctgggcatctacctggctgccctcctgggcaatgGCTTCATCATCACGGCcatagcctgcgaccaccgcctccacacccccatgtacttcttcctcctcaacctctccCTCTTTGACTTGGGCTCCAtttccaccactctccccaaagctaTTGCCAACTCCTTGTGGGAAACCAGGACCATCTCCTATTcgggatgtgctgcacaggtctttctgcTAGTTTTTTTGATTTCAGgagagtattttcttctcactgtcatggcctacgaccgctatgCTGCAATCTACAAACCACTGCACTACAGGACACTCATAGGTGGTAGAactgtggaccagttcttctgtgaaattccccagatcctcaagctttTCTGCacagatgcctacctcagagaGGCTGGGCTTATTGTGGTTACAGCATGTTTACTCTTTGcgtgctttgttttccttgtactgtcctatgtgcagatcttcagggctgtgctaaGGATGCCCTCAgagcagggacggcacaaagccttttccacgtgcctccctcacctggccgtggtctccctgtttctcagcactgtcatgtttgcctacctgaagcccccctccatctctttcCCATCCTTGGATCTGGTGGTGACAGTTTTGTACTCAGTGGTGTCTCCAGCTATtaaccccctcatctacagcatgaggaaccaggagatCAAAGGggcactgaagaaactgatCCTACTGGTGGTagttaagaagaaataa
- the LOC136788509 gene encoding olfactory receptor 14A16-like — translation MSHLLLSWTSRREEPVSCKVIHNEEAESLPCSVMSIAEMQAQRVVISVREGVGFTQRSFSNFSLFFFSMDRSQRQQMSNSSFPNEFLLLAFADTRELQLLHFGLFLGIYLAALLGNGLILTAVACDHRLHTPMYFFLLNLALLDLGSISTTVPKAMANSLWDTRAISYAGCATQVFMFLVFVAAEFYLLTIMAYDRYIAICKPLHYGTIMDSRTCVNMAAAAWGCTFLNAVLHTANTFSLPLCQGNALDQFFCEIPQILKLSCSDDYLREAGFLVVSFSFVSGCFAFIPFSYVQIFRAVLRIPSKQGRHKAFSTCFPHLVVVSLFLSTGLFAYLKPPSMSSSSLNLLLAVQYSVVPPAVNPLIYSMRNQELKNAVWKVMTGHFSEAINCPSFTYCS, via the coding sequence AtgagccacctcctcctcagctgGACCTCCAGAAGAGAGGAGCCTGTGTCCTGCAAGGTGATACACAACGAGGAGGCTGAGTCCCTGCCCTGCAGTGTCATGTCCATAGCTGAAATGCAAGCTCAGAGAGTGGTGATTTCGGTGAGAGAAGGAGTGGGTTTTACTCAGAGAAGTTTCTCtaacttttctctcttttttttctcaatggACCGGTCCCAGAGACAgcaaatgtccaacagcagcttccccaaCGAGTTCCTCCTactggcattcgcagacacccgcgagctgcagctcctgcacttcgggctcttcctgggcatctacctggctgccctcctgggcaacggcctcatcctcacagccgtAGCCTgtgaccaccgcctccacacccccatgtacttcttcctcctcaacctcgccctcctcgacctgggctccATCTCTaccactgtccccaaagccatggccaattccctctgggacaccagggccatttcctatgcaggTTGTGCTACCCAGGTCTTCATGTTTCTTGTGTTTGTAGCAGCAGAGTTTTatcttctcaccatcatggcctatgaccgctacattgccatctgcaaaccccTGCACTATGGGACAATAATGGACAGCAGAACTTGTGTcaacatggcagcagctgcctggggctgtaCTTTTCTCAacgctgtgctgcacactgccaataccttttccctccccctctgccaaggcaatgccctggaccagttcttctgtgaaattccccagatcctcaagctctcctgctcagatgacTACCTCAGAGAAGCTGGGTTTCTTGTTGTTAGCTTCTCTTTTGTATCTGggtgttttgctttcattcctttctcctatgtgcagatcttcagggctgtgttGAGGATCCCCTCTaagcagggccggcacaaagccttttccacatgctTCCCTCACCTGGTCGTGGtctccttgtttctcagcaCTGGCTTATTTGCCTACCTAAAACCTCCATCcatgtcctcctcctccctcaatcttttgctggcagttcagtactcggtggtgcctccagcagtgaatcccctcatctacagcatgaggaaccaggagctgaagaATGCAGTGTGGAAAGTGATGACTGgacatttttctgaagcaatAAACTGCCCATCTTTTACATACTGCTCATAA